ggGAATGAATATgagataatatttttagaattattcaCTCGCAATCAGATATGATaggattatagaaaaaatagtatttgtATCTAGCAATGCCTATCGCCTAGGCCAACAAACAATGTTTCGTCTGGAAATATATCACTATTAGATACacaatataatattatcaaGACTAGATCTTggatacattttgaaaaaatatcgaaaacaaCACGTTTAATTCCCgagatatgaataaaaatgtcaatttgagAGATAAAAAAGTGAAGTAGATACGGATGTCTCGAATTATGTTAAATTAGATAATGATGAAacacttgaaaatatttaattcgaTTTAAACTGACGTTcgaaatcaatcaatatttattattggataataCTAGGAatagataaatcaatttatCGATAACCACAACTGATTAGGTTGATAGAATCTGGGGAACAAAACAAATTGAGTACAAAGGCGAAAAAAAcgcgaaaaaattgaaagttgaTAGATATCGCACTGGCGAATTAAAAAGAAATCGGATTAGGAAAACTTGGAATCTGAAGTGGACACGAAAATGTTGAAGAAAGCTTCTGGTAAAAAAATGACATGAAATCGGTTCAaagacaaaataatatatataggCAAAGGAATTATATGGATATGGGGTGAGAAGTTCTGTTCAAACGATACAGGACGATCTATTTTTACATGGTGGTAATCTGAAAGACAGTATTTCTTGACGAAATCTGCATCTAAAAGTAAACGGCAAGTGATTAAATACTTTCTCCAGCTTTCTTAACTTGATATTTCATATGACTGTAAATTCAGTCTAATTAAACAAGAGGAAGACAGACCAAGATGGCCAACCTGGTTCTTTTCCCTTAAATTGTCATCTTTCAAATGACTTCAAACAAATTTACAGATAATACCAAGCCATCAGATTAAATTTTAACCATGCACACTTGTCAAGGGTTGACCAGAATCCAATATTTCGATCAAAATATCTCATAATCCTCATCACATTCACTAggatacatttatttttgtatctttgcatgaaaaaaaatatagagcTGGTGGACTACGCACTCCTAGACTCACAAATTCAAGATGCAAGCTTCAACACATCTGTTCGTATTGAAGATGGGTTTCAAAGTTCAAAACTATGGTAACAATTTCTCGAATTATCATACTTTGACATGTTGTAAGGATACAGGATAACCGATGGACAGAAAGAATTCTAGATTGGAGACCGAGAACAGACAGACGAAATCCAGGAAGACCCCCAACGATATGGACTGACTTTATTGGGTAGCAACCGCTCAGAGCAGAGAAAACTGGAAGCATTTGGAGGAGGCCTATGTCCAGAGAGgctgaatgatgatgatgatgagtcTTTGACAGTGATTAATGACAGAAGAGACAGATTCCGCTAAAAGAAATTGTCCATTACGTAAATTTATACCACAATATTGAAATGTTTCGATTCAGGGGTTTTCCGGAAAATAAAAATCGCGAGAAAAGTCTTTTGGCATCAGAGACAGATCTTCAGAAACTCGATTGAAATATTGACAGGTTTTCACCTTAATGTGATATAATTAGACGGATTTGTGGAGAGTTCAAAACTTCCAACAACCTTTGTAGAAAGTACAGCCCATTATAAGTAATGATGATTTGGGGTGGAATATGTTATAGTAGACCATCACCCTTGGTCTTCAATGACTCCAACTGAACGTTACACttctaaaattttgatttttttcaattgtttcgTCTCGTCATTGGCATTCATCAAACtctttcttataataaaattcccTCAGTCCACCTTCTTGGGAGACATCACTCCTACaagataaaaagtaaaattaaaaagtgaTGAAAACCAAATTTACTTATTACGTTAGAGGGATGATATCTCTGAATAATTAGGTGAAggaaaaattgtctttttgtcGCACTTTCTAGataattatcatcattatcataatttttccaCAATTAATGTATATTTATCATTCgaataactaataaaaatatttgcttgTCACTAAATACTATGCCGTTTATCTTATCACCACTTCTTGAAAGTGTAATATATTCAATCATTATTAGAACTGCATTATCTGTATGGATATACACTTTAGTTGAAACTCCTATGACGTACGGGGCCATCGTGGGGCGGCCTTGTACGGAGAGGGTACAAACATATCGCATTCATGACTATCACAGACTCCATGTGTACGATCCCCCAACTAGAGGTTATTACTGAATCTCCTTCGTTTAAATCTACCCATACAATCCGATATTAAGAGGTCTATTGGCTGAATATCCTCAACGAATTGCAGGTTGAAGCAACTGGAAAATAAATCGCGGGATGCAACCGTTTGGAAGCACAAATTACCAACTAAGAACAGTAGACGGGAAATACCAAGCCCGTTATTCTGAATAATGGATATCCTGAACCTAAGGCTTGTGATGGAGTTAAAAACGTATCACTATAACTGGTGAATGATAGCGATAAGGTCCAGCTCACTTAGGTACCCAATCACTTGGGCAACAACTTTTATTTGCTTTGCGAAACAATCATACGAGAAGCTTAGGTTACTGTCTTCATCAACAGTCAACTGTTTCTCTCGATCAGACACGAAATTTGACCAGTGAATGCAGCTGGGGCATAAAAGAGGTAGAAATTGCAGACCACGTCATCGGTGAGTACTCAGACTCACAAGCGCGAGGTTTAAACACATTGACAAGCCGTTTAAAGATTCAAACCAAGGTGCCTGATCAGCTTTCAAAGGATATCTGTCTTTGGTAGTTTCAAATAAGACACAACACATGGAAAAGAACTTATTGCATTGATTTACTCACCTTGCATCTCATGGTTCGCACACTCATGCGCTCGTTCCGGCTTATTCACGAGATCATGatgaattttccatattttcgttactcgccatacgaggatggtcccataAGTACCTGatccaataaagaaaacacaagaatatatatttattttttaatgtaatctccttttagttcTATAAACTTTTcctagcgatgttcaataattcGATACTTTtgttcctcaaaatagccattaactgtctcatttttggaaaatctttgaacaCCGagcagttttttcaagtttgggaatagaaaataatcctagggggctaaatctggcgaatagggtgctcGAGGTGAcaatttaaacttcaattcaattcaattttggCCGTTGCCAAAACGGATGTGTGAACTGGTgcaacaacactttcttcttagtcaaacGTTCGTACAATACTCGCCGTTGTAaggttttcttttttcaagataatcaatggaaattatccaaCGCGCATcctaaaaaaccgacgccataaATGGAGCCAGCTTCCACTTGACGGAAACATCTTGACGACGCTGTTTTTGCACAATTGTAAGCAATATCAAATAACGACTATGAATTTTCTCCATGTTtacaatttcaatgaaaacgtttgatggctaccaaacaaatactaaacaacgtggtgtcttcaaacttgaaacttaCGCTGCacagattgtgtactttctaatacgatgggcatttttcaagcaactaccgccatctgtAGCTCAAGTACTGGTACTTCCCTATTTAAATCGGCTGCTGTTTCAGATAAAACGATATGACATTAAAAAGGCAACGATATAGCAAGGAAAACTCAATCTGGAATGCTTCCAGTACTTATTGGAATAAGTAGATTGcaagccaggaaagtagtttggattgattttcattttattcttgttCGTAGTAAAAATACCCGCCGCTATTAAAACCAAGCAttctttcaaatcaaataatagaaattcaaatattttcaaactatttactttgtaaataaaattttattagatgTTATATGATATGGacattcattttatttcgaaatgttAGAAATCAACGTGATAccttatcaattttgaaaaatattatttgttgtcACTGGATTATCATTTCATTTTCGTTATTATCtcctaaaactaaaaaatacaaGTGGAGACTACTAGCAAAACAActtcatattataaatttgagATAACAACAATGGGTACAATAATGAGAAACCCCATGGATCCATGACAAACATATCTGGGAGGGAGGAAGTTGAAAgggattttttctatttccagaAAGAGCCAGGATCGTATAGTGCGAAAAATTCGGCCTAAACAGACGGCTACACCACGTAACTTTCTAGATCGTATGTACGAAGGTATAAAGGATAGTGATAGTAAAAAATTcgaccatttttttttcaataataataatttattaacatgTTTTACGTAACAATGTTTTCAAGTACACTTTCATCAGCAATCTGATTCAGATTTTTTAACACAAGATTGTAGATGATCGCTCCAATATAAATCAGCTGGACAAGCCACGGGACCTGTCCAAATATTATTCTCGCAGTAATAGAATTTGTGACAATCTTTAGGATCTATTTTAAAATCGCCATTATTACATCTGGAAGTGGTGGTGGctgtaaaaatgttttaatcaaattttcatctcaaattaaagtataaaagaatcgtttctgttttgatttagCAAAATTATAAGGTCttttaatgatgaacgtactcagaaaACGTTTGTCAaactatttgagttgtttacggatacttgaaacatttatcttggtCCAAAAATACAATTAAGTCGGGAAAATTTTCGGGCACAACTTTTtatgatgaagcaccatctcgagctatcatgtttcgctggtttttTGAATTCAATTCCCGTGACTCTTTGCCACAAGATGAATTTCGTCCAAAATCttctcgcatacattcaatatttcattaatatttggctgtcaaaaagatttattcCAGAGGattacttttagaaaaaaaactatgaaattatatttaaaaattactaaatattcTTAGCTAGTTTATTtgaatccaaatatttttattttaataatcttctgatattaagaaaaaaaatttattgcgTACGTTCACCAtgacaataaaatttgttttataattcaaattaaaaaattgtttagtACTTACTAGTCGCTTCAGTTGTAGTCACTACTTgggctgaaaaaattcaaatagattttgttatttgtctGTGCAGCATTTGcttaaaattcgaaaaaatcgaagaaataaaattatatttttaataactatgacgctgtttacataggacagacaagATTGTACTCAAATAGTAGATCAAATAATCatccatattaaaaaaaaagtaaaagtgcATTAACAAAGCATAATATAGAAGAAAACACatcataaaatatcaaaaaaatattaaaaaatatatttgaaacataATGAAACACCAAGGATAAAAAAGAGTTTgagttaaatttataatttcgatTGAAATATTCAAGGATTGTACcaaaagtatatataataatgCCTTACGCACCCCACTTACTATTTGAAGGGGGTACTCCTTATCGACTGTTGTGTTCTATCCCTCGTATAGCTCGGACTTATCCTCCCTAGCCTCGAGCTCTACGAACACTTGAGTGGCAAACGCTTAAAGAGCGACGATGAAGTCCGAGCAGAGTTCACACACTTCCTCATCGGATTGAAGCGAGATTTAGTAATACAAAAACTGGTGTGTTTTAAAAGTTTGTGGTAAAAATAGACCAGACAACAGTAAAAGCTTTCCaactatatataaattaataacaataaattctatttgtaaaaattatggGAGCTTCATATTTAGTACAACCCTCgtaacataatttaaattggaAGCTGTTTGATATGATATCATGTCAAGCAGGCATTAGAGCTCTAAACTCCAATATGGTAAAATCCAAATTCGTTTGGGATTGACTagaaaaattgtgtattttggGACGCTACGAAACTAGAGGAGTTAGAACTGGCAACGCTGCATTTTAGAATACAACGCGCAGCTGCATTTCGCTTTTATGTTACATTTGGAAGAGGATGAATATGACTGGGTAATGAAGCAGGTACTggcattatttttatacttacaACAATCGGATTGCGTGCTACAGCCCTCGATGTTAACATTCCAAAGGAGGGGTACAGTACAATAATTATGTTGTTTTATTCCTCTTTTGCATTCATAGAAACCTCTGCAATCTTCTGTATCAGGAAAAAATTCTCCTTCTACATCACATTTCCATTGCGGGTCGACGGTTGAGGCAGATGAAGTTGTTGTTTCGTATGTTGAATCGGCTATAAGGATACGAATGTGTCGAAAAATATGATACCACAAGGACCCAATAATAAccagtttttgtttattttttttatgattttatgaTTAAACAGCGTTCagcttcaaaacttttttcttctcgATGCtgttaaaactattttaatattaaaaacgtCTTACAAAAATGACggtatatcaatttttgacaaacttcgttgtatatattaaaaatagtattttgaaggaaattttaatgtcaatttGGATATTTTCGTAGAATTAGATCAGTTATTTTAGGGTCCCCTTCGTATATCGTCTCAGttagatatttttatcaagttttatcCATGATCTAGTTTGTAATGATTTGTTTTCTAACTAAAAGATTAGATAAGGAGATTGATGAAACTCGTTAATTAAAAAAGAGTGAAATTCAACACATAATACTTACTAATCAATGTCAATATCTGTTTCACCatgtgaattttattttatacaaagaaAAACTTACTTGTTACAGTCCATGCTGAAAACCAaagcttttattaattttattgtattgataTAGTCTAGAAATCGATTATCGCACCTTccatatttcgaaaaacatcgtagaataaatcaaaacaagaaAAGACAAGGGAAAACAATATAGCAGATGAATGAAGTAGCAAAAGATAAGAAAGAGTGAAGAAAATGCATGAAGGGagaatgaaaaaactaaaaccCCAATACTCTGTAACAAGATTCGCTataatgagaagaagaagaaaagaaaaagaagaagaagaagaagaggggCGTACGATACTTTCAAAACAATGTAATTATTGTTGATTACGtcaaacatttttccattttatggcataaatgataaaaaaatgtaggAAGGACATTTATATCTAGAATTTGTACCTTTTTTAGGTAGAGGAAAATTGATTTCTACTCGAAACTAACTCAAATTAGTccgaataatatatttttccataaaaaatattaataagtaaatagaaaaattcattgtGGTACCATAAGTAATTACGAATAATTTCCCATATTGTACAACTTGACATTCCCATCTGAATTGCCTCTACAACCGAAATTTTTGCATCTTAAAGGTAAAGTTAATTCCGagtattctaaaaattgtaCTATATCATCATGAAGATTTTTTTTGACGTTCAAATGTCACTATTAGACTAGATCCTGTTTCCTTCATATTACAACCATTAATTGGGATTAAagtatcattaaaattatctaTCCACCGATGAATTCATTAACGTTGTATTGAAGATTTCAGTTGGTATGTAATCCAGTTCTGTCAATAGGTGAAAACAACTGGTTGCTAAATCAAAACTGTATAGCGACTGATCGAAACTGTACCATTGAAATCAATCGTTTGGTTAGTTGACTTGTCATACCAAAAGCCAGCCTTCAACAGTtcactttcagtctctgaagacgataacttggttgcTTATAAACAAATCTATCAATAATGTCCCAGATGTTCgatgttaataataattatattaaacttACAGCAGTCAGTGCTGTATGGCATGTCACACGTCTGCTTATTTTGATTCCACAAAGTCCCGTCCGGACattgtttttcttgtttttcaccAGAAGCATTGCATTCATAAAATTTCGAACAATCATATATGTTTGGCCAGTATTGCTGGATTTCGCAGTCTGGGTCTGTATCAACTTGCGCCTGAcctgaaatattcaaaaacgtCAATAcactaaaatatttacaatgcaCATTAAAACGAAACTATGATTTAAATCGTGTAATCAAATTTGACCCAAACGGATTGAACAACAGATACCAGCAAGGCAGATCTTTCCCGAACAATCCCCAGGCTTCATTATCCATACACTTGTTGTGAGCCTCCGCTGGAATAGCCTTCAAATCTTgaaccaaaataaatatataatagatGGTGAGATCCTCTGGTATCTCTTTGATAGAGACGCGATGATTTTGCAAAACAATTTCCTCAACTTCTTGAGTTGATGACACTCTCTTGAACCCAGTTTTAAAGACTTCACGACTTTTATTGAATGCTTTCAATCACATAAATACTTAGAGCACAaatctaaaaattgtttattgttattattttatatatcgtTGAAAAGGTTACACTGCTTTCTTATTTTCAACATAGTCTCAATATTTCTCGACACTAGCTTTTGTATTCGTAGGTCGAAGAATTCTCCTACCAATTCGTTGAAGAATCCAATAAAGGCTGCTCGTATTTCAACGTCGCTCTTGAAGCGTTCGCCTTCCAAGTGTTTCCTCAACTTGGTGATAATCGCTGGAGGCTAAAAATCCACACGAACATCTTTTGTGTTTGACGAGCGACGTGGGGCCAAGAGTAGTCCGTCAGTCGTCTTCTCGTGACTATATATTTGTCGCTGGCGTTCTGTGGAGTTATTGGTTGCATGTAATTGATGAAGAGTACCTCCTTCCGACCCCCGAACACACTCGCTATATTCTTTCCACACGATTTAGTTAAACTTTTCTGGTAACAGTGATGCTACTAACGAGTTTGTTCTTTTGATTTGGGAGATGCTTAAGTACCTCACATTGTTCAAAAAACTTGAGAGCACAGTCAAGACATTGCTTTTTGTGTAGGTATGTCAGCAAATGGAGGCTcagtaaatattcatttcaacgTTTCTATTGAAGTTTTTTCAATAGTGCCACGGAAAGCTTTAGGAATGCGTTCATGGACATTGATTGACCCTACGATCTTTGAGTATCCCAAATCCATGGTTCTTCATCGTGAACTTCCATTCCACTTCACCATAAAGCACAGTTAGTTGCAGATGTGTGGAAAAACCTGATATCCACTCATCACTTACAGCTGAGCTTAGTATCTTACCACGAGCTTTCAGCTTATTTGGAACCTTATTATTGGTCAAAAATTTGTAACAGTAcatttatttcttagatcaaTTTTGAATGTTAAGATTTTTTGCATACAAAGTcaatttgagattaaaatttGGGCCATGAAAAAAAGcagttttattaattgaaaagtgtcatttcatttttatttctctttgtttttgtctattgttgttatttaactataatttaCAAATACTTACCACTACAagcaaataatataataacaaacgttgtagctgaaaatatttttttatttagtgttttgtacaatttttttgattgaatactcacagtaaatcattttttttatcagtataGGTACAGAAAAttctggaacaaaaaaatttttgaaaaataattggatattattcttttaaaagcaaaatttattttgagcaatagttcatactgaacacactgtatacactacaccaacactcacgattacactttctgagtttcgtttttaatatattataacaaattttttgatagttttgttaaatagattaaaaaaagttttaaatattcaatacaataaATTGTAGCATCGTAATTTaagattttcattaatatttttttttcatatttaaaattttaggcGATGGAAAACTCCATGGAAAAAATCTACAATTGTTGAACTTCCTACATAACTTCCGAAGTTTTATAGGCATTTGTATTAGCGTGGTACGCTTCCTTTGTAGAAGGTTATCTGGTTCTCAACCATGTTGTAACAACATCATCGACGAAATGTTGACCACCAAGGAATATTTAATGTGTGAAAAGCTTGaggaaaaaataacaaattttgacaGTGATCCATTGATTGTTTGGCCTCGTGGTAGTGCCGTTTCTGTCTCAAAAATGGGGAACATTAATTTGGTGTCAAGATTTGCTTGAGCTGAACTTTCGTTAAAAGGGAATCTTGTTTGCATTCCATTGTTTAGTTTGTAGGGTGTCGTAAGTTTATATTTCAATGACtattcgagaaaaaaaattattactatcTTTATTGTAGCCCTTccgtaattttttatttgttagagTGAGAATTTTGGGTACCAAACGTGAACAAAGTTTTTCGgtaataatttaatgaattagTGATCGTGAGAACACTAATTACAAACTTACAGCTTTGTTAAGTGTCTTTTCAACAACTTCGTCATCAACCAAAGACTCAAatgacaaattttaataattgtttttatataataaataaaaaacgttgaTACAATTAatacatatgatttttttcattttctgggAAATAAAGgaacaatattttatcaataaattgcTAAATTAG
The genomic region above belongs to Diorhabda carinulata isolate Delta chromosome 9, icDioCari1.1, whole genome shotgun sequence and contains:
- the LOC130897739 gene encoding probable chitinase 10, which codes for MIYSTTFVIILFACSGQAQVDTDPDCEIQQYWPNIYDCSKFYECNASGEKQEKQCPDGTLWNQNKQTCDMPYSTDCSWTVTTDSTYETTTSSASTVDPQWKCDVEGEFFPDTEDCRGFYECKRGIKQHNYCTVPLLWNVNIEGCSTQSDCSQVVTTTEATTTTTSRCNNGDFKIDPKDCHKFYYCENNIWTGPVACPADLYWSDHLQSCVKKSESDC